Part of the Halopseudomonas maritima genome, AGGGTGTGCCGGATCTGGCTGCGACCCACCATGAAAAGCTCGATGGCACCGGCTATCCGCGCCGCCTGGGGGCGGATCAGCTGAGGGTGGAGGATCGCGTGCTGGCGATTGCCGACATTTTTGAGGCGCTAACGGCGGCGGACCGGCCCTACAAGTCGGCCAAGACACTCTCCGAGGCGGTGCGTATCATGTTGTTTATGGCCAAGGATCGGCATATCGACGGGGATCTGCTCGCGCTGTTTCTACGTACCGGTGTGCACCAGCAGTATGGCCAGCTGTTCTTGCAGCCGGAGCAGTGTGACGATGTCGATGTGCCGGCCTGCCTGGCGCAGCTGCGGGAGTGGGGCGTACTCAGCGAGGAGGTGTGATCGCCCCGCAGGCCGCGTGGAATTGATCAGCGTTTCCCTGGCAACTGTGGCATGCTGGCGCAACGATAATAACGAGTGCCTGCATGCCTGTTTCCGCTTCGCTGACTGAATCTGCTACCTTGCTGCGCCGCATTGGCGTAGTGGTTGGCTCCGTACTGGTTACCCTTGCTTACTGTCTGGATGTGCTTTGGCGCGCAGCGCTGCGGCGCCTTGATCGTGCCCGGGTGGATAGTTACACCCGTGGCTGGGCTGGCGCCCTGCTGCGCCTGGTGCGCCTTGAGGTGGCAGTGGTGGGGCGGGCGCCGGATTTCAGCGATGGTCGTCGCTATATCGTTTTGTGCACCCACGCCAGCCACTACGATATCCCAGTCAGCTTTGTGGCGCTGCCAGGCTCCATTCGCATGCTCGCCAAGTCGGAGTTGTATCGCATCCCGGTGCTGGGGCTGACCATGCGCCTGGCGGAGTTTCCGTCTATCAACCGCCACAAGCGTGATCAGGCGCTGGCCGATTTGGCGCGGGCCCGGCAGATGATGGAGTCAGGCATTGTGCTGTGGGCTGCCCCGGAGGGCACGCGCTCGCGCAGTGGTGAGCTGT contains:
- a CDS encoding lysophospholipid acyltransferase family protein; translation: MPVSASLTESATLLRRIGVVVGSVLVTLAYCLDVLWRAALRRLDRARVDSYTRGWAGALLRLVRLEVAVVGRAPDFSDGRRYIVLCTHASHYDIPVSFVALPGSIRMLAKSELYRIPVLGLTMRLAEFPSINRHKRDQALADLARARQMMESGIVLWAAPEGTRSRSGELLPFKKGCFHLALDTEAVIVPVAIRGIHKVLPARSWRFNLGQQVSVHIGEPIDAGSYTRAELPELMAETRRRIAALLGG